The nucleotide sequence TCTGCGGCCTTAGCCATGGATCTGCCCGGCCCGGGTACGGTTTACCTGGGCCAGAACCTGTCATTCCGTAAACCGGTAATGATTGGTGATGCATTAACCGTTGAACTAAAGGTAGCCAGCAAACATGAGTCAAAACCGATTGTGTCGCTGGAGTGCACGGTAACCAACCAAAATGGCAAAGTCGTTGCTACAGGTGAAGCGACGGTGATGGCACCGACGGAGAAAATGACCGTTAATGCACCGGATGTTCCGGAGGTGACCATCGCATCCACTGAGACTGCCTGATCACTCTACCATGCCAAAATCTATTCCAGAGCACGCCTGAATAATTCAGACGTGCCCTGGGGTCAGCTCTTTTTTGTTGTTTTCTTTTTCTTCTTATCCATCTCAATGTCTGCCAGATTTTGACGATAAAAATCACTCAGATAATCGTACAGTTTTGGGTGCTTTTGCTTCAACATCAGCGGCCGTTCAAAAAAATACTCCGATGCTACGGCAAAAAATTCCTGCGAATTGGTTGCACCGTACTCGTTAATATTACTTTTACGCTTTTCTATCTGCGCAATTTTATACTGCACCAATTCAAACCATTGTTTAGAACAATGGCCAGCCTGAACGACTTCAGGGAAACCATCGCACTCACCATCGACCATATCCAGAATATGAACAAATTCGTGCACACCAACGTTCTGCTTATCTTTGCTATTTTTAAAACCGTAATGAAGATCGGGTTTGCTCAGCGCCATCTTACCTTCCATTGGTCCACTTCCCACC is from Bacterioplanoides sp. SCSIO 12839 and encodes:
- a CDS encoding MaoC/PaaZ C-terminal domain-containing protein, producing the protein METITNRTFEEIEIGESCIRKHTVCEKDLILFAAVSGDHNPVHLDAEYAATTPFKGQIAHGMFTGALISAALAMDLPGPGTVYLGQNLSFRKPVMIGDALTVELKVASKHESKPIVSLECTVTNQNGKVVATGEATVMAPTEKMTVNAPDVPEVTIASTETA
- a CDS encoding zinc-dependent peptidase, with the protein product MFRQLKNIILSWFSPAQTDDFFWQQRWSDFLQTNVGFYRSLNSADQRVFERNCFAFLQTTRVEASGVDITDEDRLLVAASAVIPVWGFHDWPYLSVKAVVLFPGLFNRDFQVGLPDSTIAGMVGSGPMEGKMALSKPDLHYGFKNSKDKQNVGVHEFVHILDMVDGECDGFPEVVQAGHCSKQWFELVQYKIAQIEKRKSNINEYGATNSQEFFAVASEYFFERPLMLKQKHPKLYDYLSDFYRQNLADIEMDKKKKKTTKKS